TCCCAACTTCTTCACTAGTTGCGGCATCTCACGTTCACGGTTCTCAGAGTACCACCAGCGACGTTTCCACTGTTTCGTCGGGTTCAACCACACAAACACCAAGTTCCAAACAATCTTCTGAAATCAGCACCACGCAATCTGCCCCTTCAACTTCTCAGACTATTTTAAGTGCGTTGATGATTACCTCGAGCCCTAGCTCCTCTGAAAGCCTTTCTTCGATTACTAGTGCTGCTGTCGAAACTTCTGTTTCTacttctttttccagcaccaCATCTCAATCTTCTACCTTATCCACAGTCTACACCTCCAGCGCTGTTCCTACTTCGTCACAGGGTGCGCCAGCGACAAACTCTAAAAACATTACCACAACTTTGGCACCCACCACCGTACCACCATACGCCCCAAGCACCACACCTTCCGTGCCAAGCAGCTCTGCGACAGGATCCTGGGCTCACCAAAGGGCTAAAGAACTCAATGCTCAATTTGCTGCAGGACAGTTGAACGGCAAGTCAGATTGCCAGGATGGCGAAATTACTTGCTCGGCTGATGGTAAAATCGCTATTTGCAATTACGGTTCTTGGGTTTATACACAGTGTGCCGACGGCACCACATGCTTTGCGTACGACAATAATGACACAGTCTACACAAGCTGTAACTTTTCATACATGAAGGACAGCTTTGTGTGATGCATCAAGACAGGCACCTTAGCGCCCGATACCCACCCTTGCATACCACGTCATTCCCCAAGCTGTACGAGAACTTTGTATAATATAATCAGATTAATAAATTACATGAGCTGGCTACGAGCTTCAGGCATGTGTCAAGTAGTAGGCATACACGCGAGATCTTATTTCGCTAgtctcttcatcttcttcgaacaTAGGCTTCCAATTTACCATTTCGATCTTTTCAGGGACCAGCGCAAAGTCCTTTGCAGTCTCAAAAAACTGCAAGTCATCATTCAAAAGCCAAGGTCTATGAGGAGAGAATACCACGAGAGCTTTCCCATCCTGCGCAAGCAGGTCTTTGGTTGTTTGTAGAAGTTTGAGGTGCTCGGTGTGATTGAACACCAGGTCACTTAGAATAACTAGATCAAATTTGGTTGTACCACAAGGTAAATGCGACACAAGTGGCGCATAGTCGTTGCCCCAAATGTACCCTTCAACCACTACGTTTCTTTCCGAGGCGCCGGCTCCGTCGGAAGGCAGAGCCTCaccatcaaaaacttcgtGGTCCACGTTGTACTGTATATTTTGTAAAAGATCTGCATCGGGGTAGTCTGTGACAACGCACTTCTTGGCGCCGATCATCCCAGCCACCACGGACGGCAGAGCGCCTGCCGCACCCAGTTCTAGTACGCAGCGGTCCTTAACGAGGTCTGGGAACTTGTCCAAATGGTTGGCAGTATAAATGCCTGCGTTCCACAGCAAGTGGCCCCAAAGAGGGGAGGACCCCACCAGCCTCAATCTTACCTCTTTTTTCTGCGACTTTGACGCTGAGGGAACCTGCTCCCGCACGTACTCTGCA
The Lachancea thermotolerans CBS 6340 chromosome G complete sequence genome window above contains:
- the NNT1 gene encoding S-adenosylmethionine-dependent methyltransferase (similar to uniprot|Q05874 Saccharomyces cerevisiae YLR285W NNT1 Putative nicotinamide N- methyltransferase has a role in rDNA silencing and in lifespan determination); this translates as MSDTESFIQGDIFAEPEGYFQAEPEAHFAEYVREQVPSASKSQKKEVRLRLVGSSPLWGHLLWNAGIYTANHLDKFPDLVKDRCVLELGAAGALPSVVAGMIGAKKCVVTDYPDADLLQNIQYNVDHEVFDGEALPSDGAGASERNVVVEGYIWGNDYAPLVSHLPCGTTKFDLVILSDLVFNHTEHLKLLQTTKDLLAQDGKALVVFSPHRPWLLNDDLQFFETAKDFALVPEKIEMVNWKPMFEEDEETSEIRSRVYAYYLTHA